In Elephas maximus indicus isolate mEleMax1 chromosome 25, mEleMax1 primary haplotype, whole genome shotgun sequence, the genomic stretch ggatatgaacactttattcaagaagacattcaggaggctaaaatacacatgaggaaatgctcacgatcattagccattagagaaatgcaaatcaaaactacaataaaataccatctgactccaacaaggctggcactaatccaaaaaacacaaaataataaatgttggagaggttgtggggagattggaactcttatgtgctgctggtgggaatgtgaaatggtacaaccattttggaaaaagatatgacacttccttaaaaagctagaaatagaaatacaataccataccatccagcaatcccactcctaggaatacacccaagagaaataacagccatcacacaaatagacatatgcatacccatgttcattgcagcattgttcacaatagcaaaaagatggaaacaacctaaatgcccatcaacagaggaatggataaacaaattatggtacatacacacacaactgaatactatgcaacaataaagaacaatgatgaattcatgaaacatctcacaacatggataaatctggagggcattgtgctgagcaaaataagtcagttacaaaaagacaaatattgtatgagaccgctattataagaactcatgaaagtgtttaaacactgaaaaaaaaattctttgatgattacagggttgggagggagggagagggggaatcattaactagatagtatacAAGGGTCAACTtttgtgaagggaaggacaacacacaatacaggggaagtcaacacaactggaccaaagcaaaagctaagaagtttcctagatacatctaaacactttgagggtcagggtagcaggggctggggcctggggaccatagttttggggggcatctaggtcaattggcacaacaaagtttatgaagaaaatgttctacatcccactttggtgagtagcatctggggtcttaaaagcttgtgagctgccatctaagatacatctactggtcccatcccactcaaagcaaagaagaatgaagaaaaccaaagacacaaggaacatactagcccaaaggactaaagggccaaatcaaccagagactccaccagcctgagaccagaagaactagatggtgcccagctaccaccaatgactgtcctgactgggaaaacaacagagagtctcagacaaagcagaagaaaaatgtagaacagaattcaaattcacattaaaaaaaaaccagatttaatggtctgacagactggaggaatccccgaaactatggcccaggacactctgttaacccagaatggaaaccattcctaaagccaactcttcggacaaagattagacagaactaGATGACAAGGAATAACATGCGTGAGGAACCTGCTGCTTGGTTCAGTGAGATAAGAGaccaagtgggcagctcctgcccagaggcaggatgggagggcaggagggacaggaagtgGTTGATCAGACACAGGGAACTCGGGGTAGAAGtggggagcatgctgtcatattgtggggattgcaaccaatgtcacaaaacaatacgtgtagaaattttagaataagaaattaacttgagctgtgtgctttcacctaaagcacaattaaaaaagagagagaagaagaagaaaccaagaggaaaaaaaaaagattacccaTTTTGGAGCCACAAAAAACACTCAGCATAACCTTCTGAGCAGCCGTCCCTCTCTTGGCTCGTCTTTGACGTCTTCCcaaccttccttaaaatgcttgatcCATCTAAACACTGCTGTTTTATGTGGGGCAGCATCCCCATAAACTTGGTGCAAAGCTTCAATGATCTGGGAAGATGTGCACTTGACTTTggttaaaaatttgatattaacGCTAACCTCAAAATCGttttttccatggcacaaaaagtatcatttttttttgaaggcaccttaatgagactaagacaagtgcttattactgagagaacttgcCTGCAGCCATCCACTGGTTGCAGAGTCATGTGTAAAcacattttgtttggaataaacctgggcatgtatgaactggaaaaaaaaaaaaaaaagaatgcttccAGTGATTAAGCATTAAGCCCATTAAGCATGATGCTATTGTCTGGGCTGAGATGGATAAATATTATCCTGTTAATAAAGGATGTATCCAGCTATCTATTTTTTACTCAAGATTAGGTAACAGGTTGATTCTTGGTTTAGAAGACACACTTGCTACCTGGTTAAGAAATAACCCATCACACCTATTTTTGTCTAGCCTTTAAGTTTGGGCCCTGATCAACCTTAGTTCAATTACAGCTTTGACAAACACCTACCACCTATAAACTGGTCCAGTTACTGTTAAGTcgaccttgactcatggtgacctcgtgtgtgtcagagtagacctgtgcttcatagggttttcaatggatatagattgccaggtcttttttcgaGGCACCTCGGGGTGGACTGGAAcacctaacctttcagttaacagctgagcacattagccatttgcaccccccagagACTCCAACTGATAGTACACCACGAAGTTTAATTGAGAATGAACAAAAAGCACCAACacggtgcctgacacacagtaagtaCTCAGTGAAGAGTACTTCCTCCCACCCCCTGAACAATGTAGTCCTTTCTGGTTTGCTTCTTCTTAATATGTTCATGATGGTACTTTTCCTTGTATCTAAGGTATAAACTCTATTTGgttaaaacatatatatgtaattttatttctatttttggtGATCGTGGGATTTTTTAGATTGACCTGTACATTTTACTTTTGGCattaaccaaaaaagccaaacccattgctgtcgcgtGGATTCAGATTcaaagcgaccttataggacagagtagaactgcccccctagggtttccaagactgtaaatctttacggaggtaggctgccacatctttgtcccatggagtagCCGGTGGGTTCGAAGTGCCGACTGCGACggctgtaaccactgcaccaccagagctgcaCTTTTGGCCTTACCCGGGTTAAATTCTAGAACTTAAAACACATTTACATCATAAAATTTTCCTATATTTTGAGACATTTCCTGTGTTAATGCCTAGGGGTGGGTGAGGAAGTCTCACCCATGAATTAATTCCTGACCaccttggactttttttttttttttttttggactacgTTGGCCCTGCACTGCTTTTACCTCAGCACAAGGGGGCAGCATTGCAAAATAAACCTAACAAGGCTTTTCTGTAGCATCAAATGTTTACCAGGGACCTGAGTTAAAACAACTTTTGTAGGAGTTTGGTTCTTGCCATTTCAGCCTTTTTCATAAACCTACTTATACAGTGGGCGTATAAAaagcacataataagcactcaataaatggtattggttAGCTTCCTAGCTCCCTCGCCTCCTTCATGTCTTTACTCAAATGCTCCTCCATGTGAAATGGCAGCCTGCCCACTCGCCTCCCCCCCAGCTGCCCCCACTGTTCTCTACCGCTTTTCCATAGCATTTATCCACTTCTAACATATCCAATAATTTACTtaagtataaggagccctggtggcacaatggttaagcgctcagctgctaaccgagaggttggcagcctgagcccacctagtggctcccTGCTTTggtgaaggttacagcctagaaaaccctacggggcacgtCTGTTCTGTCACGTGGGTCGCTGAGTTGGCATCGAtttagcagcagcaacaacagcagcattaTGTTTATGGCTGGTGACTTTCCCCCAAAGCGCTTCCCTAGAACGTAAGCTCTAAAGCACAGCGATCTTTGTGGGTTTTGGTCAATGATGTATCCCAAGTGCCCAGACTGGTGTCTGGGGCACAAAGTGGGTTCCCAATAAAGGTTTATTAATTGAATGATTTcacggtggtgatggtgatggcagGAGAGAcacagtgatggtggtggtgctggtgttggtgctggtgctggtggtgctggtggtgctggtgctgctggtgctggtggtggtggtgctggtgctggtggtgctggtactggtgctgctggtgctggtggtgctggtgctggtgctggtggtgctggtgctggtggtgctggtgctggtgatgctggtggtggtgctggtggtggtggtggtgctggtggtggtggtggtgctggtggtggtggtggtgctggtggtactggtggtggtgctggtgctgctggtggtgttggtggtgctggtgctggtggtgctggtgctggtggtggtggtggtactggtggtggtggtgctggtgctggtggtggtactggtggtggtgctggtggtgctggtgctggtggtactggtggtggtgctggtggtggtgctggtgctggtggtggtggcggtggtgctggtggtggtggtggtggtactggtggtggtggtgctgctggtgctggtggtggtagtggtggtggtgctggtgctggtgctggtggtggtactggtggtgctggtggtggtggtgctgctggtggtggtgctggtggtggtggtggtggtgctggtggtggtggtggtactggtggtggtggtgctgctggtgctggtgctggtagtggtggtggtgctggtgctggtggtggtggtggtactggtggtggtgctggtggtgctggtgctggtggtggtggtactggtggtggtggtgctgctggtggtactggtggtggtgctgctggtcgtggtggtgctggtggtggtgctggtggtggtagtggtggtggtgctggtggtggtgctggtggtggtggtggtggtactggtggtgatggtgctgctggtgctggtggtgctgctggtgctggtggtgctgctggtgctggtgctgctggtggtgatggtggtgctggtggtgctgctggtggtggtgctggtgctggtggtggtgctggtggtggtggtggtactggtggtggtggtggtggtggtggtggtggtggcggtgctGGTGGTGGTACTGGTGGtactggtggtgctggtggtggtgctggtggtggtggtactggtgctggtggtggtagtggtggtggtgctggtgctggtgctggtggtggtactggtggtgctggtggtggtgctggtggtggtggtgctgctggtggtggtagtggtggtactggtggtggtggtgctgctggtgctggtggtgctggtggtggtgctggtggtactggtgctggtggtggtagtggtggtggtgctggtgctggtggtggtactggtggtgctggtggtggtagtggtggtggtggtggtactggtggtggtggtgctgctggtgctggtggtgctgctggtgctggtgctgctggtggtgatggtggtgctggtggtgctgctggtgctggtgctgctggtggtggtgctggtgctggtggtgctggtggtggtagtggtggtggtgctggtgctggtggtgctggtggtggtactggtggtgctggtggtgctggtactggtggtggtgctggtgctggtggtggtgctggtgctggtgctggtgctgctggtggtgatggtggtggaggtggcgCTGGTGttgctggtgctggtggtggtacagtggttgtgGCACTGTTGGTTCTGGTGGTGTTTGTAATGGCAGTTGCAAGGGTGGTGGCAAGGGTAGAGGTTTGGAAGGTCACGAGGGTGGTGGTATTGGAGGTAGCTCCAGCCTACCCCTCCCCCCCTTAAGCTCAAAACTTCTTCCCAGGTCTCCTTGCCCCCCGCCACCACAACCAGCCAGTGGCCACACTGGCGTCCCTAAAATCCCCTGAACACCCTGCTCCTTCAGCCCCTCCTTCCCATTCACTGGGTAGCCTCCCTGTGAGGGTCCCCACTGCAGGCAAAGGCTGTGGAAGTGAGTGCCTTGGCCTGTACCCTCTGTGACATACTGAGGAAGCACTCCACAGAAAGCTCGTGTGCCCGTAGACAGGCCAGAGAGGGGGAGTCCTTTGCAACACACACCTGGGACTTCCCCTGGGAGCCCCTCGGCCCAGAAGGCCCCATCCATGATGGTCCTTGCTAGACACTTGTCCTCCCTCAAGTGGCTATGGAACCACCTTAAGGCTTCACAAGTGGACTGAGTGCAACTTGCTGTGTTGAGTCTGGAGTCTTGTGCCTTGTCCTGCATGACCTCCCtccaattttcccaacatctCCAGGCCCTGGAGGCAGAGCAGCTGTAACAGATTCAATCCCCAGACTCGGAGGCGTTAGCCCACAGTCTTTATTATCAGGCCCTTGCGTTCTTGCAGGTGTACATGCCTGAGCGAAGGAGGCCTGGGGACAGGACAAAAGGCAACATGCATTTCAGCTACATCACGGTGCCGCCCGCAGGCTTTCCCAGGGCCGCGGCCAGTGTTCTTTGTATGGTGTTGCTCTTTTTGTCCTTCTGTCTAGGAGACGGGATTGCAACTCTAACTCCCTGAGATAAAGGGAGACTGGACACCTTATCTCTGTCCTTCTCCTCGCCTTGCTGCCCCCAGTGAACACAATCAATTCCCTTGACTACTTGGCAAATTGCAAGAACCCGCTCTGCTTATGACACGAAGGCGAACTGATGCAGGGTCAGCGCCTTGCAAGCAGCTCTGCTCGCCCGTCCTCTCCCGTATCGCCCATCACAAGGCCAGCTGCCTAAAGAATGATGAGAAAACCACACCTGTGTCCAAGGACGACCTCTCACTGTGAGGGGCCATGGCATGCCTTCTACCAAGCTCTGGTCTTGGAAGAGATGTCTAATTGAACTAGTTGTtgctaagcctaaaaaaaaaaaaaaaagcctagacccatttaatttttctttagtcCTTAGTAATGGTTGTCATAGGTGGCGTGAAacttaatgtgcttggctgctaactgaaaggttggaggttagagtccacccagaggaaccttggaagaaaggcctagtgatctacttcccaaaaatcagcaactgaaaaccctatggagcacagttctactcagacacacatgagtcagaattgactcaactacgTCTGCTTGGTTGGTGGGTTAATGATTGTTATAACATCTGTGCTACTAGCCCAGGGCTTCTCAAACTAGGGCATAAAAAGCACCTGGAGGCCTTGTTAAAACACAACTTCCTGAGGtccacccccagagtttccaatacTGTAGGTCTGGGCAGGACTCCGGAATTTCGTTTTCTAAGGATGATAAGAGGAGGATGTAGCCAGTCTGCAGACCCCAATTTGAGCAGCATTGTACTGGGATATGCTAACTTGATGAGAGCTACTATCTGATGAGCCCTGtcagtgtgccaggcactgagctaagtATTTATCATTGTGATcacccatttcatagatgaagttaaacaacttgtccaaggtctcaAAGCTAGCAAGTGGTAGAATTGGATTCAAATCCATGTCTCCCTGCTCTACCATCTATAACCACCATCACCGATCACTAGGGATGGCCTGGCCTCTCCACAATTACCTTGAGATGTTTTTAGCACCCCCCCCCCAGGTGGCCCACCTTCCCCCAGTAAAACCTGCTGCCAAGATGATATTCttaaaacaacctttgatggttatttTCTCTCTCAGTTTTGCTGTACAGTGTTGCTGGGGACCCAGCTGTGTGTACAGCCTAGGGCAGATGCAAAAGGAGATGCACAGATGACCCAACTATCTCCTGTATCCCAGAATCTACTAACAGATCCCAAGCAAGAGCATACCTGTGAGGCAGAGGAGGGAGCGCCTGGGGCCATGGGGCAGGTTCAGGGGGAAGAATAGTAAGTTCAGAGGAAGGGATGCTCCTACCTGCCCTGGAGGAAGATCAGGCAAGTCTCAtggaggaggtgatatttgacacAGGTCTTAAAGGGTGAGCATGGCTTGGCTGTGACACAACGAGGGGATGGGCATTCTTGGTCCAGGGCTGATGTTAGCAAAAGCCAAAGGTGGGAAGCTCTCAGGGAGGGTGTAGTGGGCCGCAAGTAGGGCATTTGGATTGACACGTTGGAAGCATAAAGGGTGGTAGGAGGATCTAATGCAGGGTGGGTAGGTTGAGGCCAGCTCATACGGACCCTTGAAGGAGTTTGCACTGCACCCCATGGGCAGTGGGGAGCCACTGAATGCTTTTGAGCAGAAGTGTGATATGGAACAGTGTGTTGTAGTGGTTATGAGCATCCACTTTGGAGTTGAACTGCTTAGATTCAAATCCCACGCCTGCCTTCTATTAGCTGTGTAATCTAGGCCAAGTTAccttgcctctctgagcctcagtttcccacctGCAATTTTTTAACTCATAGAGCTGTTGTGAGGACTAAAAGGGTAAAGACCTAAGCATAGAGCCTGGCCTTCAGTGTTATGAAAGAGTTAGCTTTTCTTAATACAATTTGAGCTCtgttacttaaaaaataatttggcaTCACCAGGTGAGTTTAGCTGGAGCAGGGAAAACAGGAGGCAATAAAATGAGTTCGAGCCCTTTGTGGTCATGGGGACAAGCAGTAACCATGCCTGACCTAGACAAATAGAGGTGAGATTGGAGGGGAAGCAAAACTCAACAGCATTTGAGATGCAAAAGTGAAGAGTCTGACAGATGTTTGGATTGAGTGGAGCAGGGGTGGATGGCCCAATATAAAGAGAGGTCTTGAGTCTAGACCTGCAGGGAGGTCTAAGAGCTGACAGGGAGGAGAGAGGTGGTCCCAGAATTGAGGATCATGGTTAGGGCAGGGGAGAGAAGCAATGGGACCTGCAGAGCTCCTGAAGGGGGAGATCTCCACCAGCAAGCTGTACATGTG encodes the following:
- the LOC126067355 gene encoding basic proline-rich protein-like: MDGAFWAEGLPGEVPGVCCKGLPLSGLSTGTRAFCGVLPQYVTEGTGQGTHFHSLCLQWGPSQGGYPVNGKEGLKEQGVQGILGTPVWPLAGCGGGGTNSATTTVPPPAPATPAPPPPPSPPAAPAPAPAPPPAPAPPPVPAPPAPPVPPPAPPAPAPPPLPPPAPPAPAPPPAAPAPAAPPAPPSPPAAPAPAAPPAPAAPPPPVPPPPPLPPPAPPVPPPAPAPPPLPPPAPVPPAPPPAPPAPAAPPPPVPPLPPPAAPPPPAPPPAPPVPPPAPAPAPPPLPPPAPVPPPPAPPPAPPVPPVPPPAPPPPPPPPPPPPVPPPPPAPPPAPAPPPAAPPAPPSPPAAPAPAAPPAPAAPPAPAAPSPPVPPPPPPAPPPAPPPLPPPAPPPAPPRPAAPPPVPPAAPPPPVPPPPAPAPPAPPPVPPPPPAPAPPPLPAPAPAAPPPPVPPPPPAPPPPPPAPPPAAPPPPAPPVPPPAPAPAPPPLPPPAPAAPPPPVPPPPPPAPPPPPPAPAPPPAPPPVPPAPAPPAPPPVPPPAPAPPPPVPPPPPAPAPPAPAPPTPPAAPAPPPVPPAPPPPPAPPPPPAPPPPPAPPPASPAPAPPRLEDAQGSDATVPEVAARGRASLGYQAGRVIRGMRERRDHPLQAVSGKRLWKLREVAAPGVFPQRLPAQPHVLEPPPPPTPPFPAFWHRVGAHRPAQGPPSTEGNARETHLAEAEAKACLYPGRGQCLGDTPGRGRGQGLSVPRSPYGGGTAAWPPPLLLTTASRLPLLD